In one window of Paraflavitalea soli DNA:
- a CDS encoding DUF4262 domain-containing protein, whose product MNTDHSHHDKEAKQAILDNIEKYGCHLALLEPDNYLPGFAYTIGLFKRFGHPEIICFGLKTEILGSLLNEACNRIMNGETLTTNKLYSGFLGGHQIQFLQVDKEHYQNYVGYAGWFYDQTFDFPLLQLVWPDKQGHFPWDKDFNADWKFKQPLLDRNTDFKFYEERNLGVYTTKQAFEGDPILYIYHNDDGDWQFHTSLDPALDDAQLVCLEEITKLDPSINEIYHLQYGWWAWRDSKDDEWQYEERATEE is encoded by the coding sequence ATGAACACCGACCACAGCCATCACGACAAAGAAGCTAAACAGGCCATACTTGATAACATTGAAAAATATGGTTGCCATTTAGCATTGCTTGAACCCGATAATTATTTACCGGGATTTGCTTATACTATTGGTCTCTTCAAAAGATTTGGTCACCCTGAGATCATATGTTTTGGCTTAAAAACAGAAATATTGGGTTCTTTATTGAATGAGGCCTGTAACCGTATCATGAATGGCGAAACGCTTACCACCAATAAGCTTTATTCCGGATTCCTGGGAGGGCACCAAATTCAGTTCCTGCAAGTTGACAAAGAACATTACCAAAACTACGTAGGTTATGCTGGTTGGTTTTATGATCAGACCTTTGACTTTCCGTTGCTGCAACTTGTATGGCCCGACAAACAGGGCCATTTCCCATGGGATAAAGACTTTAATGCCGACTGGAAATTCAAACAGCCACTCCTTGACCGAAATACGGACTTTAAATTCTATGAGGAGAGGAACTTAGGAGTTTATACAACAAAGCAGGCATTTGAAGGAGATCCGATATTATACATTTACCACAATGATGATGGCGATTGGCAGTTTCATACCAGTTTAGACCCTGCTTTGGACGATGCACAGTTGGTTTGTCTCGAGGAAATCACTAAACTCGATCCCTCCATCAATGAAATTTATCATTTACAATACGGCTGGTGGGCATGGCGGGATAGTAAAGATGATGAGTGGCAATATGAAGAGCGGGCTACAGAAGAATAG
- a CDS encoding DUF5673 domain-containing protein, with protein MLIKKEPILTLTRSDITINLRRNPITFLWQQITKWEIINEEGHKILILHTAETEKKINLSSLDMKPDEIEELLMKYKKI; from the coding sequence ATGCTTATTAAAAAAGAACCTATTCTAACACTTACCAGATCCGATATTACGATCAACCTTCGCAGAAATCCTATTACCTTTCTTTGGCAACAAATTACCAAATGGGAAATCATAAATGAAGAAGGCCACAAAATTCTAATTCTACATACCGCAGAAACCGAAAAGAAGATTAACCTTTCATCACTTGATATGAAACCTGACGAGATTGAGGAGCTGTTGATGAAATATAAGAAAATATGA
- a CDS encoding glycoside hydrolase family 97 protein yields MMILKKISCYILLVILVSRVSAQSVNPVQVSIGKVKLDFVLDANGTPAYAVQYNQQQVITPSRLGFSLTDDSTFYKGFELLHTSRRAVNESWQPVWGEVNTIRNQYEELTVVLRQRKAPNRLLNIVFRVFEEGVGFRYEFPLQPNLKYFIVADELTQFNLTGDHKTFWIPGDYDTNEYLYTTSPLSTIDNTSIVKSSTDIAVRTAPDRYAVQTPLMMKSKEGLYINIHEAALINYPAMQLHVDRARFSLSSSLVPDATGNKAYLHAPGNTPWRTIIVSDKAADVLASKMILNLNEPTTLTNTSWIKPMKFVGVWWEMQTAKATWNYSNFPDSTDANGKLIPNGTHGANTANVKKYIDFAAANGIGGVLVEGWNTGWEDWFGNWKENVFSFTTPYPDFDVREITRYAASKGVTMIMHNETSGSATDYERQLDTAYRFMSLMGYTSVKTGYVGKIIPRGEHHDGQWMVNHYDRVARKAAEHQVAIDVHEPMRPTGQHRTWPNWMASEAGRGNEYNAFSIGSPPEHETILPFTRLMGGPMDYTPGIFKMKGYTGYAPERQMHTTLAKQLALYVTMYSPLQMAADLPENYAAKPDAFQFIRDVPVDWDDTKIIEAEPGDYISIARKEKGKPNWFIGTITDENNRTAVLPLSFLDKGQQYVAVIYGDAPGADWKSNPEAYRIETFLVDSNNTLRLKLAAGGGAAVQVKPASPTDLKQFKKYTSK; encoded by the coding sequence ATGATGATATTGAAAAAAATTAGTTGTTATATACTTTTGGTGATTCTGGTATCCCGGGTGTCTGCCCAATCCGTCAACCCTGTTCAGGTTAGCATAGGCAAGGTGAAGCTGGACTTTGTACTCGATGCAAATGGCACACCTGCCTATGCAGTACAATATAACCAGCAACAGGTAATTACCCCTTCCAGGTTGGGTTTCTCCTTAACAGATGACAGTACTTTTTATAAAGGATTTGAACTGTTGCATACCAGCCGCCGTGCAGTCAATGAGTCCTGGCAGCCCGTATGGGGAGAAGTGAATACCATTCGCAACCAGTATGAAGAGCTCACCGTGGTCCTGCGGCAGCGCAAAGCGCCCAACCGCCTGCTCAATATAGTGTTTCGTGTATTTGAGGAGGGCGTGGGCTTCCGGTATGAATTTCCCCTGCAGCCCAACCTGAAATATTTCATCGTAGCCGATGAATTGACACAGTTCAATTTAACAGGTGATCACAAAACATTCTGGATACCGGGCGACTACGATACCAATGAGTATCTCTACACTACTTCGCCACTGAGCACGATAGACAATACCAGCATTGTGAAAAGCTCTACGGATATTGCCGTTCGTACAGCACCTGATCGCTATGCCGTGCAAACCCCATTGATGATGAAGAGCAAGGAAGGGTTGTACATTAATATTCATGAGGCTGCGCTGATCAACTATCCAGCCATGCAATTACATGTAGACAGGGCACGTTTTTCCCTATCATCCAGCCTGGTGCCCGATGCAACGGGAAATAAAGCCTACCTGCACGCACCGGGTAATACGCCCTGGCGCACCATTATCGTATCTGATAAAGCAGCCGATGTGCTGGCTTCCAAAATGATATTAAACCTCAATGAGCCTACCACCCTTACCAATACCTCCTGGATTAAGCCCATGAAGTTTGTAGGCGTATGGTGGGAAATGCAAACCGCTAAAGCTACCTGGAACTATTCCAATTTTCCGGACAGTACAGATGCCAATGGAAAGCTGATCCCCAATGGTACCCATGGCGCCAATACCGCCAACGTAAAGAAGTATATCGACTTTGCAGCTGCCAATGGAATTGGAGGTGTGTTGGTAGAAGGTTGGAACACAGGCTGGGAAGACTGGTTTGGCAACTGGAAAGAAAATGTATTTTCCTTCACCACTCCTTATCCCGATTTTGATGTGCGCGAGATCACCCGGTATGCTGCTTCCAAAGGCGTGACCATGATCATGCACAATGAGACCTCCGGCTCAGCTACCGATTATGAACGCCAGCTGGACACCGCCTACCGGTTTATGAGCCTGATGGGCTATACGTCTGTGAAAACAGGTTATGTTGGAAAGATCATTCCCCGGGGCGAGCACCACGATGGTCAGTGGATGGTGAACCATTATGACCGTGTGGCGCGGAAGGCCGCAGAGCACCAGGTCGCCATCGATGTGCATGAACCCATGCGGCCCACCGGCCAGCACCGCACCTGGCCCAATTGGATGGCCAGCGAAGCGGGTAGGGGCAATGAATACAATGCTTTCAGCATTGGCAGTCCACCCGAACATGAGACCATCCTGCCCTTTACCAGGCTGATGGGAGGCCCGATGGACTATACACCTGGTATCTTTAAAATGAAAGGGTATACTGGCTACGCTCCTGAAAGGCAAATGCATACTACCCTGGCAAAACAACTGGCCTTGTACGTGACTATGTACAGTCCCCTGCAAATGGCGGCCGATCTGCCGGAGAATTATGCCGCTAAGCCCGATGCATTTCAGTTTATCAGGGATGTACCGGTAGACTGGGACGATACAAAGATCATTGAAGCCGAGCCGGGCGATTATATAAGTATAGCACGTAAGGAAAAAGGTAAGCCAAATTGGTTTATTGGCACTATTACTGATGAGAATAACCGCACGGCCGTGCTACCCCTCTCTTTTCTAGATAAAGGACAGCAATACGTAGCCGTGATCTATGGTGATGCGCCCGGGGCAGACTGGAAGTCGAATCCCGAAGCCTACAGGATTGAGACCTTCCTGGTCGACAGTAACAATACATTGAGGTTGAAGTTGGCTGCCGGTGGCGGCGCTGCCGTACAGGTGAAGCCAGCCAGCCCAACAGACCTGAAACAATTTAAAAAGTACACCTCAAAATAA
- a CDS encoding endo-1,3-alpha-glucanase family glycosylhydrolase — protein sequence MKQFFRGSLIGWMLLITSIHLVAQDNLKNLPELSMPISNKKLVIAHCMTNIIRYKGHKLEDSCDPEYYATKGNSTASLGGLTQVKVMTDSLLKDKTLEETVEFEMRTAMQSGIDGFQFYYVLGAPDWDEIIKAYFRVADKQQLDFKLTLCVSHPGGSTEEAKIAELARRMNGIFNEVGRNNPHWLRTPDGRLLLYLWYGESLADIPADRQGLPESYYVARAYKRLGDAVNEKFALARTINERIDEQKANEYLDYFPAVWMWTVSFTNDYAGKVVADACRKRNRSFMGSAFNDFYTSKLLKRGTWDMFHYASEAVSAGINKVERKYIATGLSWNFRKMLEFGIAEDVSIMNIITWNDYPEGHHLAPEINHNDGFSLLLKYYKSIWKKESSPYQDNDIAIAFFKKYRHDIDPAPYNIPVESFQQDAVQRKEEDSIEVVTILQDKAQLMINDKMVQVPAGFTVSRIVQQKGAVRVAIIRNGITLKKFVTPGQITNKPIRADRLTYSWSTETDHYRRSILGALSTTAAAVE from the coding sequence ATGAAACAATTTTTCCGGGGATCGTTAATAGGATGGATGTTGTTGATAACATCCATCCATCTTGTTGCGCAGGACAATCTGAAAAACCTGCCCGAACTCAGTATGCCCATCAGCAATAAAAAACTGGTGATCGCGCATTGCATGACGAATATCATTCGCTACAAAGGTCATAAACTCGAAGATAGCTGTGATCCCGAATACTATGCCACCAAAGGCAATAGCACGGCATCCCTGGGTGGCCTTACCCAGGTGAAAGTGATGACCGATTCATTGCTGAAAGACAAAACCCTGGAGGAGACCGTAGAGTTTGAAATGCGTACTGCGATGCAAAGTGGCATCGACGGTTTCCAGTTCTATTATGTGCTGGGCGCGCCTGACTGGGATGAGATCATCAAAGCTTATTTCAGGGTAGCAGATAAACAACAATTAGATTTTAAGCTCACCCTCTGTGTCTCACATCCCGGCGGCTCTACCGAAGAAGCCAAGATTGCCGAGCTGGCCAGGCGTATGAATGGTATTTTCAACGAGGTAGGCAGAAACAATCCCCACTGGCTGCGTACACCCGATGGCCGGTTACTCCTGTATCTATGGTATGGAGAAAGCCTGGCCGATATTCCGGCCGACAGGCAGGGCCTGCCGGAGAGCTATTATGTAGCCCGCGCTTATAAGCGATTGGGGGATGCCGTAAACGAAAAGTTTGCACTGGCCCGTACCATCAATGAACGGATCGACGAACAGAAAGCTAATGAATACCTGGATTATTTTCCGGCTGTATGGATGTGGACAGTATCATTCACCAACGATTACGCCGGCAAGGTCGTGGCAGATGCCTGCCGCAAACGCAACAGGTCCTTTATGGGCTCCGCCTTCAATGACTTTTATACTTCCAAACTGTTGAAGCGTGGCACCTGGGATATGTTCCATTATGCCAGCGAAGCCGTCAGCGCAGGGATCAATAAAGTAGAACGTAAATACATTGCCACCGGCTTATCGTGGAACTTCCGGAAAATGCTGGAGTTTGGGATAGCAGAGGATGTATCCATTATGAATATCATTACCTGGAATGATTACCCCGAAGGACACCACCTGGCGCCCGAGATCAACCACAATGATGGCTTCTCCCTCTTATTGAAATATTATAAGAGTATATGGAAAAAAGAATCTTCTCCTTACCAGGACAATGATATTGCCATTGCCTTCTTTAAGAAGTACCGGCATGATATTGATCCGGCGCCTTACAATATACCCGTAGAAAGCTTTCAGCAGGATGCGGTACAACGCAAAGAGGAAGACTCCATAGAAGTGGTAACCATCTTACAGGATAAGGCCCAATTGATGATCAATGATAAGATGGTACAGGTGCCCGCTGGTTTTACCGTATCCAGGATTGTGCAACAAAAAGGCGCCGTACGGGTAGCCATTATCCGCAATGGTATTACCCTTAAAAAGTTTGTTACACCCGGGCAGATCACCAATAAGCCCATCAGGGCCGATCGCCTTACTTATTCCTGGAGTACAGAAACAGATCACTACCGGAGATCGATCCTGGGCGCATTGTCCACAACAGCAGCGGCAGTAGAATAA
- a CDS encoding RagB/SusD family nutrient uptake outer membrane protein: MYKKIFTILIVTAVTVAACKKDPDLVGPKDQYSTGNYPASIADLESVLAPCYSNLRDQHLFGFNYLTKMMANATHAGSAAYSDPDWLGFIDVSNMQPANGFVAGVWQALYAGVKNCNVALAGADFFEKNGAKEADKPKINFIRGQAYFMRAYYYFQLENLYGEDYKVGPSATDTLGVPLFKGLPAGFESTQQPRAHINAVWALIESDLLEAAKLLKGKVWTGNDVGRVTEWAAKGLLGKAYVFRKDWAKAKPVLKDVIDNSGKTLMPYAKYRDAFIGISANEFNEESLFELNIDQDSKGGYGVYSGAANATSINGLIFPPYALGLNGKEESSLPLGYGGNIGMHDKNILRYGYTEGTYTLVTNPNFNSSKDPSYSNPEKVMDPVYKAKALAVRTNKTADPRLYVNTLQPWLDSVKRDGTNWYPVARPSYIMGDANLNQQLGWSFRKYAPIFNDINNVGPADAANIYILRMADVYLLYAEACANSAEATTALEYINKVKRRAYGLPVNTASGVDYASLTAETMAKKASDPVLGNNPLYYERWAELFNEAQWWFDICRWHLGASEAAYYVTARALNGTPFKWADKAYSWPIPITELNSNPKMAGQQNPGY; the protein is encoded by the coding sequence ATGTACAAGAAAATATTCACCATACTCATTGTGACCGCGGTAACTGTAGCGGCTTGTAAGAAAGACCCCGATCTGGTAGGCCCCAAAGACCAGTATTCCACCGGTAACTATCCGGCCAGCATAGCTGATCTCGAAAGCGTATTAGCGCCTTGTTATTCCAACTTGCGCGACCAGCACCTGTTTGGTTTCAACTACCTCACCAAGATGATGGCCAATGCTACCCATGCTGGTAGCGCTGCCTATTCTGATCCCGACTGGCTGGGCTTTATTGATGTAAGCAATATGCAGCCGGCCAATGGATTTGTGGCAGGTGTATGGCAGGCCCTCTATGCCGGTGTAAAGAATTGCAACGTAGCATTGGCAGGAGCCGACTTCTTTGAGAAGAATGGCGCCAAAGAAGCCGATAAGCCAAAGATTAATTTTATCCGTGGCCAGGCTTATTTCATGCGTGCTTATTATTATTTCCAGTTGGAAAACCTGTATGGAGAAGATTACAAAGTTGGGCCATCTGCCACAGATACCCTGGGTGTGCCATTATTTAAAGGCTTGCCTGCCGGCTTCGAATCTACCCAGCAGCCACGCGCACATATTAATGCCGTGTGGGCGCTCATTGAAAGCGACCTGCTGGAAGCTGCCAAACTGCTGAAAGGTAAAGTGTGGACCGGCAACGATGTGGGGAGGGTAACAGAATGGGCAGCCAAAGGCCTGTTGGGTAAAGCTTATGTATTCCGGAAAGACTGGGCCAAAGCAAAACCCGTACTCAAAGATGTGATTGACAACAGTGGCAAGACGCTCATGCCCTATGCCAAATACAGGGACGCTTTTATTGGTATCAGTGCCAATGAATTCAACGAAGAATCATTGTTTGAACTGAATATCGACCAGGATTCCAAAGGCGGTTATGGTGTGTATAGCGGTGCGGCCAATGCCACTTCTATCAATGGACTTATATTTCCTCCCTATGCCCTGGGTCTCAATGGTAAGGAAGAATCTTCCCTGCCCTTGGGTTATGGTGGCAACATAGGTATGCATGATAAGAATATCCTGCGTTATGGCTATACAGAAGGAACCTATACCCTGGTGACCAACCCCAATTTCAACAGCAGTAAAGATCCCAGTTATTCCAATCCAGAGAAGGTGATGGACCCTGTATACAAAGCAAAGGCCCTGGCAGTACGGACCAATAAAACAGCCGATCCACGTTTGTATGTAAACACCCTGCAACCCTGGCTCGATTCTGTAAAACGTGATGGTACCAACTGGTATCCAGTAGCCAGGCCCTCTTACATCATGGGCGATGCCAACCTCAATCAACAACTTGGTTGGAGCTTCCGCAAATACGCTCCCATCTTTAATGACATCAACAACGTAGGACCAGCTGATGCTGCCAATATTTACATCCTGCGGATGGCCGATGTGTACCTCCTGTATGCCGAAGCCTGTGCTAATTCTGCAGAAGCTACTACTGCATTGGAATATATCAATAAAGTAAAAAGACGCGCTTATGGTCTTCCTGTCAATACTGCATCCGGCGTGGATTACGCCAGCCTGACCGCCGAGACCATGGCCAAAAAAGCAAGCGATCCGGTATTGGGCAATAATCCGCTGTATTATGAGCGCTGGGCCGAGTTGTTTAATGAAGCACAGTGGTGGTTTGATATTTGCCGCTGGCACCTGGGCGCTTCAGAAGCTGCGTATTATGTAACCGCCAGGGCCCTGAATGGAACGCCGTTCAAATGGGCTGATAAAGCCTACTCCTGGCCAATCCCCATTACAGAGCTCAATTCTAATCCCAAAATGGCCGGCCAACAGAACCCCGGCTACTAA
- a CDS encoding SusC/RagA family TonB-linked outer membrane protein — MQTKRLLKQLLCCFVFLLTLQVAYAQDKIITGTITDEKSAPLAGASVAVKGAKTGVSTDASGNFRINVPTSATTLVISYVGYERAEVSIGTKAVVNFSLQPSVKAIDAVVVVGYGTQRRKDVTGSVSSVSGATIKNLPVTNVTEALQGRAAGVEVIKNTGQPDAQPTIIIRGLSSLHQPGPLYIVDGIRVPADNINVQDIATIDILKDASATAIYGSAAAGGVIVITTKKGSGAKPTINFNARFGTTRPKVITLLNKAEYIKMENVFHPGYFANATQTDTLSDIDWTDVLYRNGTEQNYNLSVSGSSPVMNYLFSGFYNKQDGIYIKNYSNIGGARINTDYKLGKFLKIGEQLALSRRKTSPLGQVESQLKIAPFRSLPIIPLYEKDGRIGSVPPGYGINFGGPNPYGVVNSAEIQNFKNNLQANVYAEVKLPMHVTFRTNIGYNYYDESQDYFQDNPNFGPGTPTSNSLTKASIRSSQLLTNYLLTYDQSFGNHNINAVAGFEQIVSKWNNQSTTMSAVGLPGFSFVQTSNSAISTTGKNDPNGLVKSFFGRLNYNYDGKYYISGSLREDANFTVFGPNMQRGTFGAVSGGWNISDEDFFKQNLSFISVLKLRGSYGTLGNSNIPPYAYLASYAQFNGTSGIANGAQNFAPGAPLVIANSINAIPNPDLHWETVHETNIGIDGELLDGKLYFTAEWYNKKTKDMLYALPLPNSSGYISPYFVNIGQVSSKGVDLLLGYKDRKGDFSYDVSVSAGFNKNKVLDLNGITNDALFDGRNYFNNSDQSGYNLMGTAPLTITKANLPFGSFYGYKVLGIFQTDAAAASQKVNGNAAHAGDLIFDDIDKDGKITSADRQVLGNPNPKLVYGASIRLAWKGIDVAMLFNGVAGVDLFNGVKAYQQYRFSDGNTTTQIFNASFFGSNGLTGQPRVTAPDGSLDPNGNYTSVNSYFVENGSYLKLKNLQIGYTFTNDILRKVGIQSARVFGMANNLFVITKYSGVDPEIASSFSIQSQAGFVGTTVGVTTRGVDAVPQYPQNRIFSVGFDITF; from the coding sequence ATGCAAACGAAACGATTGCTGAAGCAACTTCTTTGTTGTTTTGTCTTCCTGTTGACCCTCCAGGTCGCCTACGCACAGGATAAAATTATTACAGGTACTATTACCGATGAAAAAAGTGCTCCCCTGGCCGGCGCCTCCGTGGCCGTCAAAGGTGCTAAAACCGGAGTAAGTACCGATGCTTCCGGTAATTTCCGGATTAATGTTCCCACTTCTGCTACCACCCTCGTGATCTCTTATGTAGGATATGAACGGGCCGAAGTGTCTATCGGAACCAAAGCAGTAGTCAACTTTTCCCTGCAGCCTTCTGTAAAGGCCATCGATGCCGTAGTGGTGGTAGGATATGGAACCCAACGCCGGAAGGATGTGACAGGCTCCGTTTCTTCTGTTTCCGGTGCCACGATCAAAAACCTGCCCGTTACCAACGTTACTGAAGCTTTACAAGGCAGGGCTGCCGGTGTAGAGGTCATTAAAAATACCGGTCAGCCCGATGCGCAGCCTACCATTATCATCCGGGGTCTATCCTCCCTGCACCAGCCAGGTCCCCTGTACATTGTGGATGGTATACGCGTGCCAGCCGACAATATCAATGTGCAGGATATTGCAACCATCGATATCCTGAAAGATGCCAGCGCTACCGCCATCTATGGTTCTGCGGCAGCCGGTGGGGTCATCGTGATCACCACTAAAAAAGGCAGCGGCGCCAAACCTACCATCAATTTCAATGCACGTTTCGGCACTACCAGGCCCAAAGTGATCACCCTGCTCAACAAAGCAGAGTATATTAAAATGGAGAATGTATTCCATCCCGGCTATTTCGCCAATGCTACACAAACCGATACCCTGTCTGATATTGATTGGACAGACGTGCTGTACAGAAACGGAACTGAGCAAAATTATAACCTCTCCGTTTCTGGTTCTTCACCCGTCATGAACTACCTCTTTTCTGGTTTCTACAACAAACAGGACGGTATCTACATTAAGAACTATTCCAATATTGGAGGTGCCCGTATCAATACCGATTACAAACTGGGTAAGTTCCTGAAGATAGGAGAGCAGCTGGCTTTGTCCAGGCGCAAAACTTCTCCCCTGGGTCAGGTAGAATCTCAACTGAAGATCGCTCCTTTCCGTTCCCTCCCCATCATTCCATTGTATGAGAAAGATGGGAGGATAGGTTCCGTGCCTCCGGGTTATGGTATCAACTTCGGTGGGCCCAACCCTTATGGCGTTGTGAACTCCGCCGAGATCCAGAATTTCAAGAACAACCTACAGGCCAATGTATATGCCGAAGTGAAACTGCCTATGCACGTAACCTTCCGCACCAATATTGGTTATAACTATTACGATGAATCACAGGACTATTTCCAGGACAATCCCAACTTTGGTCCTGGTACCCCTACCTCTAACTCCCTTACTAAAGCCAGCATTCGCAGCAGCCAGTTGTTGACCAACTACCTCCTGACCTATGATCAGTCTTTTGGCAATCACAACATCAATGCCGTAGCAGGTTTCGAACAGATCGTTTCCAAATGGAACAACCAGTCTACTACCATGAGCGCAGTAGGGTTGCCCGGCTTTTCTTTTGTGCAAACATCCAACTCCGCCATCAGTACTACCGGTAAGAACGATCCCAACGGATTGGTTAAATCATTCTTTGGACGGTTGAATTACAATTATGATGGCAAATACTATATCTCAGGTTCTTTAAGAGAAGATGCCAACTTTACAGTATTTGGTCCCAATATGCAACGCGGTACTTTCGGAGCTGTATCAGGTGGCTGGAACATCAGCGATGAAGACTTCTTCAAACAAAATCTTTCATTTATCAGTGTGCTCAAGCTGCGTGGCAGTTATGGTACTTTGGGCAACAGCAATATTCCTCCCTACGCTTACCTGGCTTCTTATGCTCAGTTTAATGGTACCAGCGGCATAGCCAATGGCGCGCAGAATTTTGCTCCCGGCGCTCCCCTGGTAATTGCCAATTCCATCAACGCTATTCCCAATCCCGACCTCCATTGGGAAACCGTGCATGAGACCAATATAGGTATCGACGGTGAATTGCTCGATGGTAAACTCTATTTCACAGCGGAATGGTACAACAAGAAGACCAAAGACATGTTGTATGCCCTGCCCCTGCCCAACAGCTCAGGTTATATCTCTCCTTATTTTGTGAACATTGGCCAGGTGAGCAGCAAAGGGGTGGATCTCTTACTGGGTTACAAAGACAGGAAAGGTGATTTTAGTTATGATGTGAGCGTAAGCGCCGGTTTCAACAAGAATAAGGTACTTGACCTCAACGGTATTACCAACGACGCCCTGTTTGATGGACGTAACTATTTCAATAATTCCGATCAGAGCGGTTACAACCTCATGGGTACTGCTCCCCTCACCATTACCAAAGCCAACCTGCCCTTTGGCTCTTTCTATGGTTATAAGGTATTGGGCATTTTCCAAACTGATGCAGCGGCTGCCTCTCAAAAAGTAAATGGCAATGCTGCTCATGCCGGTGATCTAATTTTCGACGATATCGACAAAGACGGAAAGATCACTTCGGCCGATCGCCAGGTATTGGGCAATCCCAACCCCAAACTCGTATATGGCGCCAGCATCCGCCTTGCCTGGAAAGGGATTGATGTGGCCATGCTGTTTAATGGTGTAGCTGGTGTAGACCTATTCAATGGTGTAAAAGCTTACCAACAGTACCGCTTCTCTGATGGTAATACCACCACCCAGATATTCAATGCTTCTTTCTTTGGTTCGAATGGTCTTACCGGTCAGCCGCGCGTTACAGCGCCCGATGGTTCCCTTGATCCCAATGGCAACTATACTTCGGTAAACAGCTACTTCGTAGAAAATGGCAGTTACCTTAAGTTGAAGAACCTGCAGATAGGTTACACCTTCACCAACGATATCCTGCGGAAGGTAGGCATTCAAAGCGCCAGGGTATTTGGCATGGCCAATAACCTCTTTGTGATCACTAAGTATTCCGGTGTTGATCCTGAGATAGCCAGCAGCTTCTCCATCCAGTCCCAGGCAGGATTTGTAGGTACTACCGTAGGTGTCACCACCAGGGGTGTAGATGCTGTACCACAATATCCACAAAACAGGATCTTCTCTGTAGGCTTTGACATTACTTTTTAA